One window of the Acidimicrobiales bacterium genome contains the following:
- a CDS encoding NAD(P)-binding domain-containing protein, whose product MSKQLPHLTMAGLGAMGRACATTWLDAGYPVTVWNRTPGRADALVDRGATAAGTLAEAVEASDVVVVCILDNAGVQDVLGPVADRLAGRTVVNLTTGTPGEARELAGWAAEHGADYLDGVIMAVPAQVGRPEAMILYGGSEAAYDRHRATLATLAGNSPHLGADAGLPALYDAGLLSLLYATMTGWLQAFAVVGAGDVSAADFLPYAQAWFENVVTGEDGAEVAFDVDRGTYPDRIPSSLGLNAGALQMLVRVQEEVGVDAGILAAISTLADRRVADGHGDDGYTSLIESIRQPLPV is encoded by the coding sequence ATGAGCAAGCAACTCCCCCACCTGACGATGGCCGGTCTCGGAGCGATGGGCCGGGCGTGCGCGACGACCTGGCTCGACGCCGGGTACCCGGTCACCGTCTGGAACCGCACGCCCGGCCGGGCCGACGCGCTGGTCGACCGCGGTGCCACCGCGGCGGGCACCCTGGCCGAGGCGGTCGAGGCGAGCGACGTCGTCGTGGTCTGCATCCTCGACAACGCCGGTGTGCAGGACGTCCTCGGCCCGGTCGCCGACCGGCTCGCCGGCCGCACGGTCGTCAACCTCACCACCGGCACGCCCGGTGAGGCCCGCGAGCTGGCGGGCTGGGCCGCCGAGCACGGCGCCGACTACCTCGACGGCGTGATCATGGCCGTCCCGGCGCAGGTCGGCCGGCCGGAGGCGATGATCCTCTACGGCGGCTCGGAGGCGGCCTACGACCGGCACCGCGCCACGCTCGCCACGCTGGCCGGCAACAGCCCGCACCTCGGCGCCGACGCCGGGTTGCCCGCGCTCTACGACGCCGGCCTGCTCAGCCTGCTCTACGCCACCATGACCGGCTGGCTGCAGGCGTTCGCGGTGGTCGGCGCCGGCGACGTGAGCGCGGCGGACTTCCTGCCCTACGCCCAGGCGTGGTTCGAGAACGTGGTCACGGGCGAGGACGGGGCCGAGGTCGCCTTCGACGTCGATCGCGGGACCTACCCCGACCGGATCCCCTCGTCCCTCGGGCTGAACGCGGGGGCGCTGCAGATGCTCGTCCGGGTGCAGGAGGAGGTCGGCGTCGACGCCGGGATCCTCGCCGCGATCAGCACCCTCGCCGACCGCCGGGTCGCCGACGGCCACGGCGACGACGGCTACACCAGCCTGATCGAGTCGATCAGGCAGCCCCTCCCTGTATAA
- a CDS encoding helix-turn-helix domain-containing protein, whose amino-acid sequence MTTYGYTCGLDAAVDVIGGKWKPLILWALHVDTRRFGELRRDVPGISEKMLIRQLREMEAVGIVHREMYREVPPRVEYSLTEFGRSLNAALVPLSEWGEQHMDRIGLARQCEHDGAAPEPALD is encoded by the coding sequence GTGACGACATACGGGTACACATGCGGGCTCGATGCGGCGGTCGACGTCATCGGCGGCAAGTGGAAGCCGCTGATCCTGTGGGCGCTGCACGTCGACACCCGCCGGTTCGGTGAGCTGCGCCGCGACGTGCCAGGCATCAGCGAGAAGATGCTGATCCGGCAGCTGCGCGAGATGGAGGCCGTCGGGATCGTGCACCGGGAGATGTACCGCGAGGTGCCGCCCCGGGTGGAGTACTCGCTCACCGAGTTCGGCCGGTCGCTCAACGCCGCGCTGGTGCCGCTCAGCGAGTGGGGCGAGCAGCACATGGACCGCATCGGCCTGGCGCGCCAGTGCGAGCACGACGGGGCCGCTCCGGAGCCGGCGCTCGACTGA
- a CDS encoding acyl-CoA dehydrogenase: MADYVPPVDDIVEALSIVGLDELASLDAYSGTGADSATVRELLEAFGRFAVDVLVPTDRVGDREGARFDPATGAVTLPEVFGKAYRSFVEGGWGALAFPEAHGGGGMPRLVGTAMQEILTSANMALSLNPILTQSAIELLVRWGTRSQQDRYLPRLVSGEWTGTMNLTEPDAGSDLGAIRTTAVPSPPGDGGGGGGWRVSGTKIFITWGEHDLADNIVHLVLARTPDAPPGTKGISLFLVPRVLPDGGRNAVSCVALEHKLGIHASPTCVMSFDGAEAELVGERHGGMPAMFTMMNAARLAIAVQGLAVGEVAGQQALAFARERHQGRAPGATAGTSSPIVEHPDVARMLLDIRSSTRAMRLLLFLTAQQTGLAQHGRTAAVRAAAQARVDLLTPIGKAWSTDTGFRLASEAVQVHGGMGYVEETGIAQRLRDSRIAPIYEGTNGIQAIDLVTRKVVRDGGLAMGALLADIGATVGDAASAGPTARAAAALGEAVQALRSATEWLVARTDPADVLAGATAYTELCGITVGGWLLVRRALVTGADEALVDAEVFAVESLTSAPGLAHRSTAGSAHLVALIQGGAA; encoded by the coding sequence ATGGCCGACTACGTGCCGCCGGTCGACGACATCGTCGAGGCCCTGTCGATCGTGGGGCTCGACGAGCTCGCCTCGTTGGACGCCTACTCGGGAACCGGGGCCGACTCCGCCACCGTGCGCGAGCTGCTGGAGGCGTTCGGGCGGTTCGCCGTCGACGTGCTGGTCCCCACCGACCGCGTCGGCGACCGGGAGGGCGCCCGCTTCGACCCCGCCACCGGCGCCGTGACGCTGCCCGAGGTGTTCGGCAAGGCCTACCGGTCGTTCGTGGAGGGCGGCTGGGGCGCTCTGGCCTTCCCCGAGGCCCACGGCGGCGGGGGCATGCCCCGGCTGGTGGGCACGGCCATGCAGGAGATCCTGACCTCCGCCAACATGGCCCTCTCGCTCAACCCGATCCTCACCCAGAGCGCCATCGAGCTGCTGGTGCGCTGGGGCACCCGGTCGCAGCAGGACCGCTACCTGCCCCGGCTGGTCAGCGGCGAGTGGACCGGCACCATGAACCTCACCGAGCCCGACGCCGGGTCCGACCTGGGGGCGATCCGCACCACCGCCGTGCCCTCGCCGCCGGGTGACGGGGGCGGGGGCGGCGGCTGGCGGGTGAGCGGCACCAAGATCTTCATCACCTGGGGCGAGCACGACCTGGCCGACAACATCGTCCACCTCGTGCTGGCCCGCACTCCCGATGCGCCGCCGGGGACCAAGGGCATCTCGCTGTTCCTGGTGCCCCGGGTGCTGCCCGACGGGGGCCGCAACGCGGTGTCCTGCGTGGCGCTGGAGCACAAGCTGGGCATCCACGCCTCGCCGACGTGCGTCATGTCGTTCGACGGCGCCGAGGCCGAGCTGGTGGGGGAGCGCCACGGCGGCATGCCGGCGATGTTCACGATGATGAACGCCGCCCGGCTGGCCATCGCCGTGCAGGGCCTGGCCGTCGGTGAGGTGGCGGGGCAGCAGGCGCTGGCCTTCGCCCGGGAGCGCCACCAGGGCCGGGCGCCGGGTGCAACGGCCGGCACGTCGTCGCCGATCGTCGAGCACCCCGACGTCGCCCGGATGCTGCTCGACATCCGGTCGTCCACCCGGGCGATGCGCCTCCTGCTGTTCCTGACCGCCCAGCAGACCGGGTTGGCGCAGCACGGGCGCACCGCGGCGGTGCGGGCCGCGGCCCAGGCCCGGGTCGACCTGCTCACCCCGATCGGCAAGGCCTGGTCCACCGACACCGGGTTCCGGCTGGCCTCCGAAGCTGTGCAGGTGCACGGCGGGATGGGCTACGTGGAGGAGACCGGCATCGCCCAGCGACTCCGCGACAGCCGCATCGCCCCGATCTACGAGGGCACCAACGGCATCCAGGCGATCGACCTCGTGACCCGCAAGGTGGTCCGCGACGGGGGTCTGGCGATGGGCGCGCTCCTTGCCGACATCGGCGCCACCGTCGGCGACGCCGCGTCGGCCGGTCCGACGGCCCGGGCGGCCGCAGCGCTGGGCGAGGCCGTCCAGGCGCTGCGCTCGGCCACCGAGTGGCTGGTCGCCCGCACCGACCCGGCCGACGTCCTCGCCGGCGCCACCGCCTACACCGAGCTGTGCGGCATCACCGTCGGCGGCTGGCTGCTCGTCCGCCGCGCCCTGGTCACCGGAGCCGACGAGGCGCTGGTCGACGCCGAGGTCTTCGCCGTCGAGTCGCTCACGTCGGCCCCGGGGCTGGCGCACCGATCGACGGCCGGCTCCGCCCACCTCGTCGCGCTTATACAGGGAGGGGCTGCCTGA
- the icmF gene encoding fused isobutyryl-CoA mutase/GTPase IcmF, whose product MTLLDDRPQGAAALHRAAHPVRVVTAASLFDGHDASINIVRRLLQGQGAEVIHLGHNRSVDEVVRAIVQEDVQAVAVSSYQGGHVEYFHYLLDRLKEEGRGDVRVFGGGGGVIVPEEIAELHAAGVARIFSPGDGQRLGLALMVNQIVAEGDVDLAAGGALPAFDSLADGAGGEPQLARSLTGLETGAYPEADLHTLRSLASATTVPVVGITGTGGSGKSSLTDELVRRFRLDRDDALRMAVIAIDPTRRRGGGALLGDRIRMNSLDGPNVYFRSVATRRAGQVVPEALDDMIAACKVAGYELVIIETPGIGQGDAAVIDHVDWSLYAMTAEFGAPSQLEKIDMLDFADAVAINKFDRRGAEDALREVRRQIRRNRGDLTVELDDLPVFGTVASRFDDDGVTALYQHMASELAAFGLPPAGGGLLPQVATRTSSRRDALVPPDRIRYLAEISGAVHAYHEVTEAQVAAARASQHVETTLRLLAAQANSAGSAGGDEAVDAVARLSVSVDEAVSADTRQLLDDWPATREAYSGEEHPGGAALKRRSLSGLDVPRVALPRDGDDGELLRWLRSENLPGRFPFTAGVFPFKRDGEEPARMFAGEGDPFRTNRRFHMLSEGQPATRLSTAFDSVTLYGFDPAERPDIYGKVGNSGVSIATLDDMKVLYDGFDLCDPSTSVSMTINGPAPTILAMFLNTAIDQHPELDPAEVLRRVRGTVQADILKEDQGQNTCIFSTDFSLGVMADIQEWFIAHQVQNFYSVSISGYHIAEAGANPISQLAFTLSNAFTYVESYLARGMDVDDFAPNLSFFFSNGMDPEYSVLGRVARRIWAVAMRERYGANGRSQKLKYHVQTSGRSLHAQEMAFNDIRTTLQALIALYDNCNSLHTNAYNEAVTTPTEESVRRALAIQLVINREWGLSMNENPNQGSFVIEQLTDLVEEAVLVEFERISERGGVLGAMETGYQRGRIQDESMLYEQRKHDGSLPLVGVNTFLPPEGLADSDGSGSGSEGEPLELARSTDEEKQRQLQRLADFQARHAEERPAALARLRDAALAGENVFAVLMDAVRVCSLGEITQTLFAVGGRYRRNV is encoded by the coding sequence GGCGGCGGCGGGGGCGTGATCGTCCCCGAGGAGATCGCCGAGCTGCACGCCGCGGGTGTCGCCCGCATCTTCTCGCCGGGCGACGGCCAGCGGCTGGGGCTGGCGCTGATGGTCAACCAGATCGTGGCCGAGGGCGACGTCGACCTGGCGGCGGGCGGCGCACTGCCGGCGTTCGACAGCCTGGCCGACGGGGCCGGGGGAGAACCGCAGCTGGCCCGCTCCCTCACCGGCCTGGAGACGGGCGCCTACCCCGAGGCCGACCTGCACACCCTGCGCTCCCTGGCCAGCGCCACCACCGTGCCCGTGGTGGGCATCACCGGCACCGGCGGGTCGGGCAAGTCGTCGCTCACCGACGAGCTGGTGCGACGCTTCCGACTCGACCGCGACGACGCCCTCCGCATGGCGGTGATCGCCATCGACCCCACCCGGCGCCGGGGCGGCGGGGCCCTGCTGGGTGACCGCATCCGCATGAACTCGCTCGACGGCCCCAACGTGTACTTCCGCTCCGTCGCGACCCGGCGGGCCGGGCAGGTGGTGCCGGAGGCGCTCGACGACATGATCGCCGCCTGCAAGGTGGCCGGCTACGAGCTGGTGATCATCGAGACGCCGGGCATCGGCCAGGGCGACGCGGCCGTCATCGACCACGTCGACTGGTCGCTCTACGCCATGACCGCCGAGTTCGGGGCGCCCAGCCAGCTCGAGAAGATCGACATGCTCGACTTCGCGGACGCCGTCGCCATCAACAAGTTCGACCGCCGCGGCGCCGAGGACGCCCTGCGGGAGGTGCGGCGCCAGATCCGCCGCAACCGGGGCGATCTCACCGTCGAGCTCGACGACCTGCCGGTGTTCGGCACGGTGGCGTCGCGCTTCGACGACGACGGCGTGACCGCGCTCTACCAGCACATGGCCTCAGAGCTGGCGGCGTTCGGGCTGCCACCTGCGGGCGGCGGCCTCCTCCCCCAGGTCGCCACCCGCACGTCCTCGCGTCGCGACGCCCTCGTGCCGCCCGACCGGATCCGCTACCTGGCGGAGATCAGCGGCGCCGTGCACGCTTACCACGAGGTGACCGAGGCCCAGGTTGCGGCTGCAAGGGCGAGTCAACATGTCGAGACGACGCTTCGTCTCCTCGCCGCCCAGGCCAACTCTGCAGGCTCAGCTGGTGGGGACGAGGCAGTCGACGCCGTTGCTCGGCTGTCGGTCAGCGTCGATGAGGCCGTGTCCGCCGATACCCGACAGCTGCTCGACGACTGGCCCGCCACCCGTGAGGCGTACAGCGGGGAGGAGCACCCCGGTGGAGCGGCGTTGAAGCGCCGGTCGCTGTCGGGCCTCGACGTGCCCCGGGTCGCGCTCCCGAGGGACGGCGACGACGGCGAGCTGCTGCGCTGGCTGCGGTCGGAGAACCTGCCCGGGCGCTTCCCGTTCACCGCCGGCGTCTTCCCCTTCAAGCGCGACGGCGAGGAGCCGGCCCGCATGTTCGCCGGCGAGGGCGACCCCTTCCGCACCAACCGGCGCTTCCACATGCTCTCGGAGGGCCAGCCCGCCACCCGGCTCTCCACGGCGTTCGACTCCGTGACCCTCTACGGCTTCGACCCCGCCGAGCGGCCGGACATCTACGGCAAGGTCGGCAACTCCGGCGTGTCGATCGCCACCCTCGACGACATGAAGGTGCTCTACGACGGGTTCGACCTGTGCGACCCGTCCACCTCGGTGTCGATGACCATCAACGGGCCGGCGCCCACGATCCTGGCCATGTTCCTCAACACGGCGATCGACCAGCACCCCGAGCTCGACCCGGCCGAGGTGCTGCGCCGGGTGCGGGGGACCGTGCAGGCCGACATCCTCAAGGAGGACCAGGGCCAGAACACCTGCATCTTCTCCACCGACTTCTCGCTGGGTGTCATGGCCGACATCCAGGAGTGGTTCATCGCCCACCAGGTGCAGAACTTCTACTCGGTGTCGATCTCCGGCTACCACATCGCCGAAGCCGGCGCGAACCCCATCAGCCAGCTGGCCTTCACGCTCTCCAACGCCTTCACCTACGTGGAGTCGTACCTGGCCCGGGGCATGGACGTCGACGACTTCGCCCCGAACCTCTCCTTCTTCTTCTCCAACGGCATGGACCCCGAGTACTCGGTGCTCGGGCGGGTCGCCCGGCGCATCTGGGCCGTCGCCATGCGGGAGCGCTACGGCGCCAACGGGCGGTCGCAGAAGCTGAAGTACCACGTGCAGACGTCGGGCCGGTCCTTGCACGCCCAGGAGATGGCGTTCAACGACATCCGGACCACGCTCCAGGCGCTGATCGCCCTCTACGACAACTGCAACAGCCTCCACACCAACGCCTACAACGAGGCCGTCACCACCCCCACCGAGGAGTCGGTGCGGCGGGCGCTGGCCATCCAGCTGGTGATCAACCGGGAGTGGGGGCTGTCGATGAACGAGAACCCCAACCAGGGGTCGTTCGTGATCGAGCAGCTCACCGACCTGGTGGAGGAGGCGGTGCTGGTGGAGTTCGAGCGGATCTCCGAGCGGGGCGGTGTCCTCGGGGCGATGGAGACCGGCTACCAGCGGGGCCGCATCCAGGACGAGTCGATGCTCTACGAGCAGCGCAAGCACGACGGGTCGCTGCCGCTGGTGGGGGTGAACACGTTCCTGCCGCCGGAGGGGCTGGCCGACTCCGACGGCTCGGGTTCCGGCTCCGAGGGCGAACCGCTCGAGCTGGCCCGGTCGACCGACGAGGAGAAGCAGCGCCAGCTGCAGCGACTCGCCGACTTCCAGGCCCGCCACGCCGAGGAGCGGCCTGCGGCCCTGGCCCGGTTGCGGGACGCGGCGCTGGCCGGGGAGAACGTCTTCGCCGTGCTCATGGACGCCGTGCGGGTGTGCAGCCTCGGCGAGATCACCCAGACCCTCTTCGCGGTCGGCGGGCGCTACCGCCGCAACGTCTGA